The following coding sequences lie in one Lysobacter capsici genomic window:
- a CDS encoding peptide-N4-asparagine amidase: MNPHLFRAGSLVAGLLSAALSLAAPAHAADEFGSDWDDPRTADPAVARPDTRSCTVEILDTAFADFDWHPGTIAPPAACPGPWSKVVLEMDGQVKGVQFDRLGYLQIAGMTVLSTSTPEPSRDGIGWHVEKDISAYASLLKSPQAVRMYLGNVVNETYTGVIYVQARVVFYTADRRHRALDSADVVTPLANERRDGADLIGDYTLPANATRWLGEVYATGSGGGCEEFWYFTAPPEANYSCPAQHGPYREVQVLIDGRVAGIAMPYPHIYTGGWSNPFLWYVIPAPRAFNIEPIRYDLTPFIGLVNDGRAHEVRFRVANLPDGASGWTLQPNLQAWTDARRGATGGRLLSYELTPLAAKSVYTALPDGTFKLDTRGGHRLRASGYVDTSKGREFTSIDRIVGNDNLHTWGAEENPDGVKGEWNDTQTVTRIGRGLPTVAVQSQRFGLDGSISVVPSGNYQRIVTTMKIFDEANALQTPGLGQTLVAQATRNSFEGDAGWNYGVPRPERHATGHSTQRHRSVGTQGCYDHEIAQENGFIQLDWYRCGGPR, translated from the coding sequence ATGAACCCTCACCTGTTCCGCGCCGGCTCGCTCGTGGCCGGCCTGCTGTCGGCCGCGCTGTCGCTCGCCGCGCCCGCCCATGCCGCCGACGAATTCGGCAGCGACTGGGACGATCCGCGCACCGCCGATCCGGCGGTCGCGCGTCCCGACACCCGCAGCTGCACGGTCGAAATCCTCGACACCGCGTTCGCCGATTTCGACTGGCATCCCGGCACGATCGCGCCGCCGGCCGCCTGCCCCGGGCCGTGGAGCAAGGTCGTGCTGGAAATGGACGGCCAGGTGAAGGGCGTTCAATTCGATCGCCTGGGCTATCTGCAGATCGCCGGCATGACCGTGCTGTCGACCAGCACGCCCGAACCTTCGCGCGACGGCATCGGCTGGCATGTCGAAAAAGACATCAGCGCCTACGCCTCGCTGCTGAAGTCGCCGCAGGCAGTGCGCATGTACCTAGGCAACGTAGTCAACGAGACTTACACCGGGGTGATCTACGTGCAGGCGCGGGTGGTGTTCTACACCGCCGATCGTCGCCATCGGGCACTCGACAGCGCCGACGTGGTCACGCCGCTGGCCAACGAACGCCGCGACGGCGCCGACCTGATCGGCGACTACACCTTGCCGGCCAATGCCACGCGCTGGCTCGGCGAGGTCTACGCGACCGGTTCGGGCGGCGGCTGCGAGGAATTCTGGTACTTCACCGCGCCGCCGGAAGCGAACTACTCCTGCCCGGCCCAGCACGGCCCGTACCGCGAGGTGCAGGTGCTGATCGACGGCCGCGTCGCCGGCATCGCCATGCCCTACCCGCACATCTACACCGGCGGTTGGTCGAACCCGTTCCTGTGGTACGTGATCCCGGCGCCGCGCGCGTTCAACATCGAACCGATCCGCTACGACCTCACGCCCTTCATCGGCCTGGTCAACGACGGCCGCGCGCACGAGGTGCGTTTCCGCGTCGCCAACCTGCCCGACGGCGCGTCGGGCTGGACCTTGCAGCCGAACCTGCAAGCCTGGACCGACGCCCGCCGCGGCGCCACCGGCGGCCGCCTGCTGAGTTATGAACTCACCCCGCTGGCGGCCAAATCCGTCTACACCGCCTTGCCGGACGGCACGTTCAAGCTCGACACCCGCGGCGGCCATCGCTTGCGCGCGAGCGGCTATGTCGACACCTCCAAGGGCCGCGAATTCACCAGCATCGACCGCATCGTCGGCAACGACAATCTGCACACCTGGGGCGCCGAGGAAAATCCCGATGGTGTGAAGGGGGAATGGAACGACACCCAGACCGTCACCCGGATCGGTCGCGGCTTGCCGACGGTCGCGGTGCAGTCGCAGCGTTTCGGCCTGGACGGTTCGATCAGCGTGGTGCCGTCGGGCAATTACCAGCGCATCGTGACCACGATGAAGATTTTCGACGAAGCCAATGCCTTGCAGACGCCGGGACTGGGGCAGACGCTGGTGGCGCAGGCCACGCGCAACAGTTTCGAGGGCGATGCGGGCTGGAATTACGGGGTCCCGCGTCCGGAGCGGCATGCGACGGGGCATTCGACGCAGCGGCATCGCAGTGTGGGGACGCAGGGGTGTTATGACCACGAGATTGCGCAGGAGAATGGGTTCATTCAACTGGATTGGTATCGCTGTGGTGGGCCTCGTTGA
- a CDS encoding DMT family transporter — protein MNAAAPTHPSRTPLLQMLLGASVISSSAVFVKWVEIGPAASAFWRMALAAVILLVLLGQPWRRGRMRHWRPDGRVLGLVMLGAAFMALDLWLWHRSILYVGVGLSTLLANFQVFVLAGVGALFLGERAGWRLWVGLSMGLIGLGLLLAPGWESMDARFRLGVAFGLAAALAYGGFLLAFRAAQARRGSTPNEALQWWLCLGCAAMLGVSVPFGGETLLPASAHDWLILTAYAGIAQVLGWLVIGRAMPKLPAGVVGLCLLLQPLLAYVWDVLLFHKSLGAIELVGIGLSLAGIFLGLARGDQPLFSVRRVGDGS, from the coding sequence ATGAACGCCGCCGCTCCCACTCATCCCTCGCGTACGCCGCTGCTGCAAATGTTGCTGGGCGCCAGCGTCATCAGCAGTTCGGCGGTGTTCGTCAAATGGGTCGAGATCGGCCCGGCCGCGTCGGCGTTCTGGCGCATGGCGCTGGCGGCGGTGATCCTGCTGGTGTTGCTCGGCCAGCCGTGGCGGCGCGGCCGCATGCGTCACTGGCGCCCGGACGGCCGGGTGCTCGGCCTGGTCATGCTCGGCGCGGCGTTCATGGCGCTGGACCTGTGGCTGTGGCATCGCAGCATCCTGTACGTCGGCGTGGGTCTGTCGACGCTGCTGGCGAATTTCCAGGTGTTCGTGCTGGCCGGCGTCGGCGCCTTGTTTCTCGGCGAACGGGCGGGCTGGCGGTTGTGGGTCGGTTTGAGCATGGGCCTGATCGGCCTGGGGCTGTTGCTCGCGCCGGGCTGGGAAAGCATGGACGCGCGTTTCCGCCTGGGCGTGGCGTTCGGCCTGGCCGCGGCTTTGGCCTACGGCGGTTTCCTGCTGGCGTTCCGCGCGGCGCAGGCGCGGCGTGGGTCGACGCCTAACGAGGCCTTGCAGTGGTGGTTGTGTCTGGGCTGCGCGGCGATGCTCGGGGTCAGCGTGCCGTTCGGCGGCGAGACGCTGCTGCCGGCGAGTGCGCACGATTGGTTGATCCTGACGGCGTATGCGGGGATCGCGCAGGTGCTTGGGTGGTTGGTGATCGGCCGGGCGATGCCGAAGTTGCCGGCGGGGGTGGTTGGTCTGTGTCTGTTGTTGCAGCCGTTGCTGGCTTATGTCTGGGATGTTTTGCTGTTCCATAAGTCGCTCGGGGCGATCGAGTTGGTCGGCATTGGCTTGTCGTTGGCGGGTATTTTTCTTGGGTTGGCGCGTGGGGATCAGCCATTGTTTTCGGTGCGGCGGGTTGGCGACGGTAGTTGA
- a CDS encoding DUF2007 domain-containing protein, which translates to MKVVYEAAHLIDAHLVRHALEDAGIPVFLRGEALLGGMGELPVFGAVQVCVPEAAWPQAREVVDALSLGDPPPEVADEPDPIGGLPPTGWLPA; encoded by the coding sequence ATGAAAGTCGTCTACGAAGCCGCCCATCTGATCGATGCTCACCTGGTCCGGCATGCGCTGGAGGACGCCGGGATTCCGGTGTTCCTGCGCGGCGAAGCCCTGCTGGGCGGGATGGGCGAGCTGCCGGTGTTCGGCGCGGTGCAGGTGTGCGTGCCCGAAGCTGCCTGGCCGCAGGCGCGCGAGGTGGTCGACGCCTTGTCGCTGGGCGATCCGCCGCCCGAGGTCGCCGACGAGCCGGACCCGATCGGCGGCCTGCCGCCAACGGGCTGGCTGCCGGCTTGA
- a CDS encoding nucleoside deaminase, with protein MLTASVTLALPSWIDEVVDRKRAYLGDDDKVALAIELSRHNIELGTGGPFGAAVFDGNGLVVGVGVNRVVPQNCSVAHAEMMAFMCAQAAVSAFRLNEIGPMTLATSAQPCCMCYGASFWAGINNLLIGARSEDVMRLTEFDEGPLPADWVGELERRGIAVRRDLHRDAACDVLRRYGESGVSY; from the coding sequence CTGCTGACCGCCTCGGTCACCCTGGCGCTGCCGAGCTGGATCGACGAAGTGGTCGACCGCAAGCGCGCTTACCTGGGCGACGACGACAAGGTTGCGCTGGCGATCGAACTGTCGCGGCACAACATCGAGCTGGGCACCGGCGGCCCGTTCGGCGCGGCGGTGTTCGACGGCAACGGCCTGGTGGTCGGCGTCGGCGTCAACCGCGTGGTGCCGCAGAACTGCTCGGTCGCCCACGCCGAGATGATGGCCTTCATGTGCGCGCAGGCCGCGGTGAGCGCGTTCCGGCTCAACGAGATCGGGCCGATGACCCTGGCCACCTCGGCCCAGCCGTGCTGCATGTGCTACGGCGCCAGCTTCTGGGCCGGCATCAACAACCTGCTGATCGGTGCGCGCTCGGAAGACGTGATGCGGCTGACCGAATTCGACGAAGGTCCGCTGCCGGCGGACTGGGTCGGCGAACTCGAACGCCGCGGCATCGCGGTGCGTCGCGACCTGCATCGCGACGCGGCCTGCGACGTGCTGCGCCGTTATGGCGAGAGCGGCGTTTCCTACTGA
- the rlmM gene encoding 23S rRNA (cytidine(2498)-2'-O)-methyltransferase RlmM, producing MTESALLCWCRAGFEPELAAELNERAAIAGHPGYARTQRNSGYVEFIVEDAHALSRALPWSQLIFARQKLVRIADLSDLNPADRITPMLAALDALGGSGLNVSMFGELLVEHPDSDEGKQLSGLARSFGNALRPALRKAGWLSKTDDARRPRLHVAFVAGDHAMLALSDPLDSSPWPLGIPRLRMHPDAPSRSALKLEEALLTFLDADERQRRVRDNMQAADLGAAPGGWTWVLMRNGMMVTSVDNGPLKQELIDSGRVDHLRADGFTWQPRRTLDWMVCDMVESPARVAERMATWFRENWCRQAIFNLKLPMKKRWEETRICLEAFEHQAHRPLIVRARQLYHDREEITVFATPK from the coding sequence ATGACCGAGTCCGCCCTGCTGTGTTGGTGCCGCGCCGGCTTCGAGCCCGAACTCGCCGCCGAATTGAACGAACGCGCCGCGATCGCCGGCCACCCGGGTTATGCGCGCACCCAGCGCAACAGCGGCTACGTCGAATTCATCGTCGAGGACGCCCACGCCCTGTCGCGCGCGCTGCCGTGGTCGCAGCTGATCTTCGCCCGGCAGAAACTGGTGCGCATCGCCGACCTGAGCGATCTCAATCCGGCCGATCGCATCACCCCGATGCTGGCCGCGCTCGATGCGCTCGGCGGCTCGGGCCTGAACGTGTCGATGTTCGGCGAGTTGCTGGTCGAACATCCCGATTCCGACGAAGGCAAGCAGTTGTCCGGCCTGGCGCGCAGCTTCGGCAACGCGCTGCGTCCGGCGCTGCGCAAGGCCGGCTGGCTCAGCAAGACCGACGACGCGCGCCGACCGCGCCTGCATGTCGCCTTCGTTGCCGGCGATCACGCCATGCTCGCGCTGTCCGATCCGCTCGACAGCTCGCCGTGGCCGCTCGGCATTCCGCGCCTGCGCATGCATCCCGACGCGCCGAGCCGCTCGGCGCTCAAGCTCGAAGAAGCGCTGCTGACCTTTCTCGATGCCGACGAGCGCCAACGCCGCGTGCGCGACAACATGCAGGCCGCCGACCTGGGCGCCGCGCCCGGCGGTTGGACCTGGGTGCTGATGCGCAACGGCATGATGGTGACCTCGGTCGACAACGGGCCGCTGAAGCAGGAACTGATCGACAGCGGCCGCGTGGATCATCTGCGCGCCGACGGCTTCACCTGGCAGCCCAGGCGCACCCTGGACTGGATGGTCTGCGACATGGTCGAATCCCCGGCGCGCGTGGCCGAGCGCATGGCGACGTGGTTCCGCGAGAACTGGTGCCGGCAGGCAATCTTCAACCTCAAGCTGCCGATGAAGAAGCGCTGGGAAGAAACCCGCATCTGTCTGGAAGCGTTCGAACACCAGGCCCATCGCCCGCTGATCGTGCGCGCGCGCCAGCTGTATCACGATCGCGAAGAGATCACGGTGTTCGCCACGCCGAAGTAA
- a CDS encoding MFS transporter has protein sequence MPASPVPTGSASIESAEVERAPARRLDRKDARTLMLAALGGALEFYDFVIFVFLTETLRHLFFPPDMPGWLSTLQLYGIFAAGYLVRPIGGIVMAHFGDRSGRKRMFTLSVLLMALPTLCIGLLPVYAQIGIAAPLLLLALRIVQGIAIGGEVPGAWTFVAEHVPRGRVGFACASLSAGLTAGILIGSLISTAINTWFTPEQVLSGVWRAPFVLGGVFGFLAVYLRRWLSETPVFAAMRERRQLVRELPLKQVLRDHLGGVVLSMLVTWLLTAAIVVIILMTPTIVQQQFGIAPARAFFGNSLAAFCLTLSAIGGGLLVDWLGRGRALLIGSVGVLVSSFALYYDLNHGAEHFLALYALAGVFVGVVGVIPAVMVAAFPAPVRFSGLSFSYNVAYALFGAATPPLISGYLAPHLGGMAPAYYVMGVALVGMAVAVYLLKTQRRFHED, from the coding sequence ATGCCCGCAAGCCCCGTCCCGACCGGCTCCGCCTCGATCGAATCCGCTGAGGTCGAACGCGCGCCCGCCCGCCGTCTCGATCGCAAGGACGCACGCACGCTGATGCTGGCCGCGCTCGGCGGCGCGCTGGAGTTCTACGATTTCGTCATCTTCGTCTTCCTGACCGAGACCCTGCGCCACCTGTTCTTCCCGCCCGACATGCCCGGCTGGCTGAGCACGCTGCAGCTCTACGGCATCTTCGCCGCCGGTTATCTGGTGCGGCCGATCGGCGGCATCGTCATGGCCCATTTCGGCGACCGCTCAGGGCGCAAACGCATGTTCACCCTGAGCGTATTGCTGATGGCGCTGCCGACCCTGTGCATCGGCCTGCTGCCGGTGTATGCGCAGATCGGCATCGCCGCGCCGCTGCTGCTGTTGGCGCTGCGTATCGTGCAGGGCATCGCGATCGGCGGCGAAGTGCCGGGCGCCTGGACCTTCGTCGCCGAACACGTCCCGCGCGGCCGGGTCGGTTTCGCCTGCGCCAGCCTGTCGGCCGGGCTCACCGCCGGCATCCTGATCGGTTCGTTGATCTCGACCGCGATCAACACCTGGTTCACCCCCGAGCAAGTGCTCAGCGGCGTGTGGCGCGCGCCGTTCGTGCTCGGCGGCGTGTTCGGTTTCCTCGCGGTATACCTGCGCCGCTGGCTCAGCGAAACGCCGGTGTTCGCGGCGATGCGCGAGCGCCGGCAACTGGTGCGGGAACTGCCGCTCAAGCAAGTGCTGCGCGATCACCTGGGCGGCGTGGTGCTGTCGATGCTGGTGACCTGGCTGCTGACCGCGGCGATCGTGGTGATCATCCTGATGACCCCGACCATCGTGCAGCAGCAGTTCGGCATCGCCCCGGCGCGCGCGTTCTTCGGCAACAGTCTGGCGGCGTTCTGCCTGACCTTGAGCGCGATCGGCGGCGGCCTGCTGGTGGACTGGCTCGGACGCGGGCGCGCGCTGTTGATCGGTTCGGTCGGCGTGCTGGTCAGCAGCTTCGCGCTGTACTACGACCTCAATCACGGCGCCGAGCATTTTCTCGCGCTGTATGCGCTGGCCGGTGTGTTCGTCGGCGTGGTCGGGGTGATCCCGGCGGTGATGGTCGCCGCGTTCCCCGCGCCGGTACGGTTCTCGGGGCTGTCGTTTTCCTACAACGTGGCCTATGCGCTGTTCGGCGCCGCCACCCCGCCGCTGATCAGCGGTTATCTGGCGCCGCACCTGGGCGGCATGGCGCCGGCCTACTACGTGATGGGCGTGGCGTTGGTCGGCATGGCGGTGGCGGTGTATCTGCTCAAAACGCAGCGGCGGTTTCACGAGGACTGA
- a CDS encoding FAD-dependent oxidoreductase, protein MSRRDALDIVVVGAGVVGAAAALAFARDGFEVALVEAREPAPWSPEHPDLRVYAFAPDNAAFMHDLGVWTEVQAARLQPYRAMRAWDAAGGGELHFDADAFGRRELGWIVEHGVLVDRLWSALPAAGVHLHCPDAVEALEHDAADGVGVVLASGRRLRARLVVAADGAQSRLRELAGIEAPAHDYGQRGLVAYVDSELSHEATCWQRFLPGGPLAFLPAVGEPGARDRRSSIVWTLPNAEAERLLTLDDAAFLDELGRAFAGRLGALTGVSERAAFPLRRQLAERYVAGRVVIAGDAAHVVHPLAGQGVNLGLRDISGLRGALAQARKRGLDIGSPARLQRWARERRSENALAAYGFDGLNKLFSNDDFAATMLRGPLLGLAGKLPPLTHYFWRRAAGV, encoded by the coding sequence ATGAGCCGGCGCGACGCGTTGGACATCGTCGTGGTCGGCGCGGGCGTGGTTGGCGCAGCGGCGGCGCTGGCGTTCGCTCGCGACGGTTTCGAGGTGGCCTTGGTCGAAGCGCGCGAACCCGCGCCGTGGTCGCCCGAACATCCGGACCTGCGCGTGTACGCGTTCGCGCCCGACAACGCCGCGTTTATGCACGATCTGGGCGTATGGACCGAGGTGCAGGCCGCGCGGCTGCAGCCGTATCGCGCGATGCGGGCGTGGGACGCGGCCGGCGGCGGCGAATTGCATTTCGATGCCGACGCGTTCGGCCGGCGCGAGTTGGGCTGGATCGTCGAGCACGGCGTGTTGGTCGATCGTCTGTGGTCGGCCTTGCCGGCAGCCGGCGTGCATCTGCATTGTCCGGACGCGGTCGAAGCCCTCGAGCACGATGCCGCCGACGGTGTCGGCGTGGTGCTCGCCAGCGGACGCCGCCTGCGCGCGCGGCTGGTGGTCGCGGCCGACGGCGCGCAATCGCGATTGCGCGAACTGGCCGGTATCGAGGCGCCCGCGCACGATTACGGCCAGCGCGGGCTGGTCGCCTACGTCGACAGCGAACTGAGCCACGAAGCGACCTGCTGGCAGCGTTTTCTGCCGGGCGGGCCGCTGGCGTTCCTGCCCGCGGTCGGCGAGCCCGGCGCGCGCGACCGCCGCAGTTCGATCGTCTGGACCTTGCCCAATGCCGAAGCCGAGCGGCTGTTGACGCTGGACGACGCGGCGTTCCTCGACGAACTCGGACGCGCGTTCGCCGGACGTCTGGGCGCCTTGACCGGTGTATCCGAGCGCGCTGCGTTCCCGTTGCGGCGCCAGTTGGCCGAGCGTTATGTCGCCGGCCGCGTGGTCATCGCCGGCGATGCCGCGCACGTGGTGCATCCGCTGGCCGGGCAGGGCGTCAATCTGGGGCTGCGCGACATCTCCGGCCTGCGCGGCGCGCTGGCGCAGGCGCGCAAGCGCGGCCTCGACATCGGCTCGCCCGCGCGCCTGCAACGCTGGGCGCGCGAACGCCGCAGCGAGAACGCGCTGGCGGCGTATGGGTTCGATGGCTTGAACAAGCTGTTCTCGAACGACGACTTCGCCGCGACGATGCTGCGCGGACCGTTGCTCGGACTGGCCGGCAAGCTGCCGCCGTTGACGCATTATTTCTGGCGGCGTGCGGCGGGGGTTTGA
- a CDS encoding 2-octaprenyl-6-methoxyphenyl hydroxylase, with the protein MPSTPAPHASHDVLIVGGGLVGASLAIALDRLGLDVGLIEAAPPGALPAVFDERNLSFAEATLNALNALGVMAKLRAPTGSIRRIHISRRGDFGRTVLDAQRYGREEFGRIVVARDFGEALEARLAELPRLHRYRPVRFVGLADETCTRDAGSLDQTQARDGDDASRRGVGAGAGAGSEWRAIRVADGAGERVLRARLLVAADGTRSGVRDALGIAADEYDYGQTLFVTRVRSERAPDGTAYERLGDDGPTALLPRGDRHYGFIHGVANDEAAAVAALDEAGFLARAQDAFGWRAGRFVACGARSLYPAIRVLAARTVAPRAVLVGNAAQTIHPIGAQGFNLGLRDAMTLAELIEHDLAASADKADCGSADLLERYARRRQPDRDSTIEFSDGLARLGSNETALMRPLRSLGLFALDRLPTAQSLLVGGAMGYRGDVPALCRGGEPALRGGRA; encoded by the coding sequence ATGCCTTCCACCCCCGCGCCGCACGCCAGTCACGACGTCCTGATCGTCGGTGGCGGCCTGGTCGGGGCCAGTCTCGCGATCGCCCTGGACCGGCTCGGCCTGGATGTGGGCCTGATCGAAGCCGCGCCGCCCGGCGCATTGCCGGCGGTGTTCGACGAACGCAACCTCAGCTTCGCCGAAGCCACCCTCAACGCGCTCAATGCGCTCGGTGTGATGGCCAAGCTGCGCGCGCCGACCGGTTCGATCCGGCGCATCCACATCAGTCGGCGCGGCGATTTCGGTCGCACGGTGCTCGACGCGCAACGCTACGGTCGCGAGGAATTCGGCCGCATCGTGGTGGCGCGCGATTTCGGCGAAGCGCTGGAAGCGCGCTTGGCCGAACTGCCGCGCCTGCATCGCTACCGGCCGGTGCGGTTCGTCGGTCTGGCCGACGAAACCTGCACGCGTGATGCCGGCTCGCTAGATCAAACCCAAGCACGCGACGGCGATGACGCCTCTCGACGCGGCGTAGGCGCTGGTGCCGGCGCGGGCTCCGAGTGGCGTGCGATCCGGGTCGCCGATGGCGCGGGCGAACGCGTCCTGCGCGCGCGGCTGCTGGTCGCCGCCGACGGCACCCGCAGCGGCGTGCGCGACGCGCTGGGCATCGCCGCGGACGAATACGACTACGGCCAGACCTTGTTCGTCACCCGCGTGCGCAGCGAGCGCGCGCCCGACGGCACCGCCTACGAGCGCCTCGGCGACGACGGCCCGACCGCGTTGTTGCCGCGCGGCGATCGCCACTACGGTTTCATCCACGGCGTCGCCAACGACGAGGCCGCCGCGGTGGCCGCGCTCGACGAAGCGGGGTTTCTCGCCCGCGCGCAGGACGCGTTCGGCTGGCGCGCGGGACGCTTCGTGGCCTGCGGCGCGCGCAGTCTGTACCCGGCGATCCGCGTGCTCGCCGCCCGCACCGTCGCACCGCGCGCGGTGCTGGTCGGCAATGCCGCGCAGACCATCCATCCCATCGGCGCGCAGGGTTTCAACCTGGGCTTGCGCGATGCGATGACCCTGGCCGAATTGATCGAACACGATCTTGCCGCGAGCGCGGACAAGGCCGACTGCGGCAGCGCCGATCTGCTCGAGCGTTACGCGCGGCGGCGTCAGCCCGATCGCGACAGCACCATCGAATTCTCCGACGGCCTGGCGCGATTGGGCTCTAACGAAACCGCGTTGATGCGCCCGTTGCGCAGCCTGGGGTTGTTTGCGCTCGATCGTCTGCCGACGGCGCAGTCGCTCTTGGTCGGCGGCGCGATGGGCTATCGCGGCGACGTGCCGGCGCTGTGTCGCGGCGGTGAGCCGGCGCTGCGCGGAGGCCGCGCATGA